The following are from one region of the Nicotiana tomentosiformis chromosome 7, ASM39032v3, whole genome shotgun sequence genome:
- the LOC138896281 gene encoding uncharacterized protein, whose translation MAFKMKRLQLQVFGDSQLVVNKLLGSYEVKKPELRPYHDYAKNLMGWLGDVTIQHVPRKENKKADTLAALASSLTLPDQAQVTVCQKWVVPPPNEVEGEGNELKHLVAVSDAEKEEWRQLIIDYLSYGILLQKMEEKD comes from the coding sequence ATGGCTTTCAAAATGAAGCGGTTGCAATTGCAAGTATTTGGTGACTCTCAGTTAGTGGTCAATAAGCTTctaggtagttacgaggtcaagaagcctgaactacgcccatatcatgattatgcAAAAAACTTAATGGGGTGGCTCGGTGATGTGACTATTCAGcatgtgccaaggaaagaaaataagaaggctgATACTTTAGCTGCCTTAGCTTCATCattaaccctgcctgatcaagcgcaagttactgtctgccaaaaatgggtagtaccgccgccaaatgaggttgaaggtgaaggaaatgaactcaagcatcttgtcGCTGTTTCTGATGCCgagaaagaagaatggcgacAACTCATTATCGACTACTTAAGCTATGGGATACTTCTACAAAAAATGGAAgagaaggactga
- the LOC104118111 gene encoding small polypeptide DEVIL 16, whose product MEPIRESEEHNNNSEDCCGENSKNSKSFGKKCSHIAKKQRAKFYIVRRCIAMLVCWRDRKDH is encoded by the coding sequence ATGGAACCAATTAGAGAAAGcgaagaacacaacaataattCAGAAGATTGTTGTGGTGAGAACTCAAAGAACTCAAAATCATTTGGAAAGAAATGTAGTCATATAGCAAAGAAACAAAGGGCTAAGTTTTACATTGTAAGAAGATGCATTGCTATGCTTGTGTGTTGGCGAGATAGGAAAGATCACTGA